Proteins encoded within one genomic window of Streptomyces taklimakanensis:
- a CDS encoding FHA domain-containing protein — protein MPELVLELNGRTWTLDPSRSYTLGRDPQGDLVVEDARVSWRHATLSRDGGVWVLEDHGSTNGTYARGQRVRRLEVGADSVVHLGNAVDGPRLVFSAQAPSPTAAAAGAAAAPQVSGGEPVARPRHAGPGWGQPAPQPQGAVPRQGGAPAQGDHRSPTTFHRLSLGRVMRIGRALENDLVVSDLQVSRHHAEFRATPDGRFEIRDLGSHNGTYVNGQPLPKSGSALIGPDDTVGIGHSAFRVVGDRLEEFVDTGEVTFSARHLTVKVDGGKVILDDVTFGVPEKSLVAVIGPSGSGKSTLLRALTGYRPADVGEVLYDNRDLYKQFAELRQRIGLVPQDDILHKELTIRTALRYAARLRFPGDVAEAERDKRIEEVLAELKLDIHANKRITSLSGGQRKRVSVALELLTKPSLIFLDEPTSGLDPGMDRDVMKLLRELADDGRTVLVVTHSVAELGLCDRVLVMAPGGGVAYFGPPEEALNFFGYESWADVFSAFENYRDYDWKGRWLGSQHYRLYAAELDAAAPQARPLPGGPSAPPTSRPPKPQSWGSQLWTLTRRYATVIASDKGFLALMVILPVILGAVGAVIPNEHGLRANPNPAGFNQLAGAILLVLAVGMCLAGAANSVRELVKERVIYERERATGLSRSAYLMSKVIVLGLITAFQGVVLCAIGLSARELPDEGLFLPTAVELCLGIIAFGFTSMMFGLVISSLVKTSEMTMPLLVGFAIVQLVFTGVLFQVFDAPGIEQIAWLMPSRWAMGVLGATVDLSHTMAPWDRENPTNLDPLWEHSAGVWAVDMAVLLAIGVVCGIAVARLLRRHEPEVMRK, from the coding sequence GTGCCGGAACTCGTACTGGAACTGAACGGACGGACCTGGACGCTCGACCCGTCCAGGTCCTACACCCTGGGACGCGATCCGCAGGGCGACCTCGTGGTGGAGGATGCCAGGGTCTCCTGGCGGCACGCCACGCTGAGTCGGGACGGCGGTGTCTGGGTCCTGGAGGACCACGGCAGCACCAACGGCACCTACGCGCGGGGGCAACGGGTCCGACGGCTGGAGGTGGGCGCGGACTCGGTGGTGCACCTGGGCAACGCCGTCGACGGGCCCCGACTGGTCTTCTCCGCCCAGGCACCGAGCCCGACCGCGGCCGCCGCCGGGGCGGCAGCCGCGCCGCAGGTGTCCGGCGGCGAGCCCGTGGCGCGGCCGCGGCACGCCGGCCCCGGCTGGGGGCAGCCGGCCCCGCAGCCGCAGGGCGCGGTGCCCCGGCAGGGTGGCGCCCCCGCCCAGGGGGACCACCGCAGCCCGACCACCTTCCACCGGCTCTCGTTGGGGCGGGTGATGCGGATCGGCCGTGCGCTGGAGAACGACCTGGTCGTCTCCGACCTCCAGGTGTCCCGCCACCACGCGGAGTTCCGGGCCACGCCCGACGGCCGTTTCGAGATCCGTGACCTCGGCAGCCACAACGGCACGTACGTCAACGGCCAGCCGCTGCCCAAGTCCGGCTCGGCGCTCATCGGCCCCGACGACACCGTCGGGATCGGCCACTCGGCCTTCCGAGTGGTGGGCGACCGGTTGGAGGAGTTCGTCGACACCGGCGAGGTGACCTTCTCCGCCCGCCACCTGACGGTGAAGGTCGACGGGGGCAAGGTGATCCTCGACGACGTCACCTTCGGCGTCCCCGAGAAGTCCCTGGTGGCCGTCATCGGCCCGTCCGGCTCGGGGAAGTCCACGCTGCTGCGCGCCCTCACCGGCTACCGTCCGGCCGACGTCGGCGAGGTGCTCTACGACAACCGCGACCTCTACAAGCAGTTCGCCGAGCTGCGTCAGCGCATCGGCCTGGTCCCGCAGGACGACATCCTCCACAAGGAACTGACCATCCGCACCGCCCTCCGCTACGCGGCCAGGCTGCGCTTCCCCGGCGACGTCGCCGAGGCCGAGCGCGACAAGCGGATCGAGGAGGTGCTGGCCGAGCTCAAGCTCGACATCCACGCGAACAAGAGGATCACCTCCCTCTCCGGCGGCCAGCGCAAGCGCGTCTCGGTCGCCCTGGAACTGCTCACCAAGCCGTCGCTGATCTTCCTGGACGAGCCCACCTCCGGCCTGGACCCGGGCATGGACCGCGACGTGATGAAGCTGCTGCGCGAGCTGGCCGACGACGGCCGCACCGTGCTGGTGGTCACCCACTCGGTGGCCGAGCTGGGGCTGTGCGACCGGGTCCTGGTGATGGCGCCCGGCGGTGGCGTGGCCTACTTCGGCCCGCCGGAGGAGGCCCTGAACTTCTTCGGCTACGAGAGCTGGGCCGATGTCTTCTCCGCCTTCGAGAACTACCGCGACTACGACTGGAAGGGCCGCTGGCTCGGCTCCCAGCACTACCGGCTCTACGCGGCCGAGCTCGACGCCGCCGCCCCGCAGGCGCGGCCGCTCCCCGGCGGGCCGTCCGCCCCGCCGACGTCCAGGCCGCCCAAACCGCAGAGCTGGGGCTCGCAGCTGTGGACCCTCACCCGGCGCTACGCGACGGTCATCGCCTCGGACAAGGGCTTCCTGGCGTTGATGGTGATCCTGCCCGTGATCCTGGGCGCGGTCGGCGCCGTGATCCCCAACGAGCACGGTCTGCGGGCCAACCCCAACCCCGCGGGGTTCAACCAGCTCGCGGGCGCGATCCTGCTGGTCCTCGCGGTCGGCATGTGCCTGGCCGGAGCGGCCAACTCGGTGCGCGAGCTGGTCAAGGAACGGGTCATCTACGAACGCGAGCGGGCCACCGGTCTGTCCCGGTCCGCGTACCTGATGTCCAAGGTGATCGTCCTGGGGCTGATCACCGCGTTCCAGGGCGTGGTCCTGTGCGCCATCGGCCTCTCGGCGCGCGAACTGCCCGACGAGGGCCTGTTCCTGCCCACGGCCGTCGAACTGTGCCTGGGGATCATCGCGTTCGGCTTCACCTCGATGATGTTCGGCCTGGTGATCTCCTCGCTGGTGAAGACCTCCGAGATGACCATGCCGCTGCTGGTGGGCTTCGCGATCGTCCAGTTGGTCTTCACCGGCGTGCTCTTCCAGGTCTTCGACGCGCCCGGCATCGAACAGATCGCCTGGCTGATGCCCTCGCGC
- the serB gene encoding phosphoserine phosphatase SerB: MSASQTPTPVPGATAGEDTPTLLVKIFGKDRPGITAGLFETLAAHSLDVIDIEQVVTRGRITLCALVTTPSGSGAEGELRATVHTWAESLRLQAEIISGRGDNRPRGTGRSHVTVLGHPLTAEATSAIASRITGVGGNIDRIFRLAKYPVTAVEFAVSGAETEALRTALAPESAALGVDVAVVAAGLHRRAQRLVVMDVDSTLIQDEVIELFAAHAGCAEKVTEVTAAAMRGELDFEQSLHARVALLEGLDESVVDKVRSEVRLTPGARTLIRTLKRLGYQVGVVSGGFTQVTDDLKERLGLDFASANTLEIVDGRLTGRVVGEVVDRAGKARLLRRFAEEAGVPLAQTVAIGDGANDLDMLNTAGLGVAFNAKPMVREAAHTAVNVPFLDTVLYLLGITREEVEAADSGQG; encoded by the coding sequence ATGAGCGCTTCGCAGACCCCGACGCCCGTCCCCGGCGCCACCGCCGGCGAGGACACCCCCACCCTCCTGGTGAAGATCTTCGGCAAGGACCGGCCGGGCATCACCGCAGGACTCTTCGAGACGCTGGCCGCCCACTCCCTGGACGTCATAGACATCGAGCAGGTCGTCACCCGGGGTCGCATCACCCTGTGCGCCCTGGTCACCACCCCGTCCGGGAGCGGCGCCGAGGGGGAGCTGCGGGCGACCGTGCACACCTGGGCGGAGTCGTTGCGGCTCCAGGCCGAGATCATCTCCGGACGGGGCGACAATCGGCCGCGCGGCACCGGACGCTCCCACGTCACCGTGTTGGGCCACCCGCTGACGGCCGAGGCGACGTCCGCCATCGCCTCCCGGATAACCGGGGTGGGCGGCAACATCGACCGGATCTTCCGGCTCGCGAAGTATCCGGTGACGGCCGTGGAGTTCGCCGTGTCGGGCGCGGAGACCGAGGCGCTGCGCACCGCCCTGGCGCCCGAGTCGGCGGCCCTGGGGGTGGACGTCGCCGTGGTCGCCGCCGGGCTGCACCGCCGGGCGCAGCGCCTGGTGGTGATGGACGTGGACTCCACGCTCATCCAGGACGAGGTGATCGAGCTGTTCGCGGCCCACGCGGGCTGTGCGGAGAAGGTCACCGAGGTGACCGCCGCGGCGATGCGCGGCGAGCTGGACTTCGAGCAGTCGCTGCACGCCCGGGTGGCGCTGTTGGAGGGGCTGGACGAATCGGTCGTGGACAAGGTGCGTTCCGAGGTCAGGCTGACGCCGGGGGCCCGTACCCTCATCCGCACCCTCAAACGCCTCGGCTACCAGGTGGGGGTGGTCTCGGGTGGGTTCACGCAGGTCACCGACGACCTCAAGGAACGGCTGGGGCTGGACTTCGCCTCGGCCAACACCCTGGAGATCGTCGACGGCCGGCTGACCGGCCGGGTCGTGGGCGAGGTGGTGGACCGGGCGGGCAAGGCGCGTCTGTTGCGCCGCTTCGCCGAGGAGGCCGGGGTGCCGCTCGCCCAGACCGTGGCGATCGGCGACGGCGCCAACGACCTGGACATGCTCAACACCGCCGGGCTCGGCGTCGCGTTCAACGCCAAGCCGATGGTGCGGGAGGCGGCGCACACGGCGGTGAACGTGCCCTTCCTGGACACCGTGCTGTACCTGCTGGGCATCACGCGCGAGGAGGTCGAGGCCGCCGACTCCGGCCAGGGATGA
- a CDS encoding SixA phosphatase family protein, translating to MSVDVPRRIVIFRHAKADWPPQVPDHDRPLAERGRKDAPLAGRWLAASGILPQFALCSTATRTRETWKLAAHELPKRPRTVYEERLYEAVLGQLIEVVNEVPDDVRDLLLIGHNPGMHALADALANEAEEEARSRLDRVGFPTSAIAVISFTGSWKSVELGVGRLEAHWAPHDE from the coding sequence ATGAGCGTCGATGTGCCCCGCAGGATCGTCATCTTCCGACACGCCAAAGCCGACTGGCCCCCGCAGGTGCCCGACCACGACAGGCCGCTCGCGGAACGGGGCCGCAAGGACGCCCCGCTCGCGGGCCGCTGGCTCGCCGCGAGCGGCATCCTCCCCCAGTTCGCCCTCTGCTCCACCGCCACCCGCACCCGCGAGACGTGGAAGCTGGCCGCCCACGAGTTGCCGAAGCGGCCGAGGACGGTGTACGAGGAGCGACTCTACGAGGCCGTGCTCGGGCAGCTGATCGAGGTGGTCAACGAGGTGCCGGACGACGTACGGGACCTCCTGCTCATCGGCCACAACCCCGGGATGCACGCGCTGGCCGACGCCCTGGCGAACGAGGCCGAGGAAGAGGCCAGGAGCCGCCTGGACCGCGTCGGGTTCCCCACCTCCGCCATAGCGGTGATCTCCTTCACCGGCTCGTGGAAGTCCGTCGAACTCGGCGTCGGCCGCCTGGAGGCCCACTGGGCGCCGCACGACGAGTAG
- a CDS encoding SGM_5486 family transporter-associated protein, with translation MPVLEPDPPNGQKKLLVVLGAMLGITVVIGVFAAVIAP, from the coding sequence ATGCCAGTGCTCGAACCCGACCCGCCCAACGGTCAGAAGAAGCTGCTCGTCGTCCTCGGAGCGATGCTCGGCATCACGGTCGTCATCGGAGTCTTCGCCGCCGTCATCGCCCCCTGA
- a CDS encoding CynX/NimT family MFS transporter, protein MADDPVTTSRRTSGDTPNSVGAAPAENADAAAPRWARWLPVAGLVLVAFNLRPAITGLGPLLAEVRTALGMNGTVAGLLTSAPALCFAVFGSVAPRLARSRGPSAVVLAGTAAVTAGLALRPLAGGTGGFLAASALALAGIAACNVLLPVIVKQRFPDRTGPMTGLYSMALSLGTATAAALTVPVTETLGGDWRLGLGMWALPGALALSVWLPITREARRRAARPTTAPGPGGPGGSEGGRSDADGGAASGVRITRSATAWALGIFFGFQATAAYITMGWLPQIFRDAGVPAATAGLLLAVTMGLGIPLSFVLPRIAARLGHQGPLAATLALCGLGGYAGLWFAPAQGAWAWALLLGVSNCAFPLVLTLIGMRARTGAGVARLSAFAQGTGYLISIPGPLLVGSLHQHTGGWHAPLALMAALMVAQLAAGLLAGRDRYVEDGD, encoded by the coding sequence CGAACAGCGTAGGCGCCGCCCCCGCCGAGAACGCGGACGCGGCGGCCCCCCGGTGGGCGCGGTGGCTGCCGGTCGCGGGCCTCGTCCTGGTGGCCTTCAACCTCCGCCCCGCCATCACCGGACTCGGTCCCCTGCTGGCGGAGGTCCGCACCGCCCTGGGGATGAACGGCACCGTCGCCGGTCTGCTGACCTCCGCGCCCGCGCTCTGCTTCGCCGTCTTCGGCAGCGTCGCCCCCCGGCTGGCCCGCAGCCGGGGACCGTCCGCCGTCGTGCTCGCCGGGACGGCCGCCGTCACCGCGGGGCTGGCGCTGCGCCCCCTGGCGGGCGGCACCGGAGGATTCCTGGCCGCCAGCGCGCTCGCCCTGGCGGGCATCGCGGCCTGCAACGTCCTGCTGCCCGTGATCGTCAAGCAGCGCTTCCCCGACCGCACCGGCCCGATGACCGGCCTGTACTCCATGGCGCTCTCCCTGGGCACCGCGACCGCCGCGGCCCTCACCGTCCCGGTGACGGAGACGCTGGGCGGCGACTGGCGGCTGGGACTGGGAATGTGGGCGCTGCCCGGGGCGCTCGCGCTGTCGGTCTGGCTGCCGATCACGCGCGAGGCCCGCCGTCGCGCCGCACGCCCCACCACGGCCCCCGGCCCCGGCGGCCCCGGCGGGAGCGAGGGCGGCCGGAGCGACGCGGACGGCGGTGCGGCCTCCGGCGTCCGCATCACCCGCTCCGCCACGGCCTGGGCGCTCGGGATCTTCTTCGGCTTCCAGGCCACCGCGGCCTACATCACCATGGGCTGGCTGCCGCAGATCTTCCGCGACGCCGGGGTCCCCGCCGCCACCGCGGGGTTGCTCCTCGCCGTCACCATGGGCCTGGGCATCCCCCTGTCCTTCGTTCTGCCCCGGATCGCCGCCCGGCTCGGCCACCAGGGTCCCCTCGCCGCCACCCTCGCCCTGTGCGGGCTGGGCGGATACGCCGGACTGTGGTTCGCGCCGGCGCAGGGCGCCTGGGCCTGGGCCCTGCTGCTGGGCGTCTCCAACTGCGCCTTCCCGCTCGTCCTGACCCTGATCGGCATGCGGGCGCGCACCGGCGCCGGGGTCGCGAGGCTCTCGGCCTTCGCCCAGGGCACCGGCTACCTCATCTCCATCCCCGGGCCGCTGCTGGTCGGCTCCCTCCACCAGCACACCGGGGGCTGGCACGCGCCGCTGGCCCTGATGGCGGCCCTGATGGTCGCCCAACTCGCGGCCGGCCTGCTGGCGGGGCGGGACCGGTACGTCGAGGACGGGGACTGA